In Quercus robur chromosome 10, dhQueRobu3.1, whole genome shotgun sequence, a genomic segment contains:
- the LOC126704180 gene encoding uncharacterized protein LOC126704180: protein MAREPRKRNPNLYCHYHQDHGHTTENCKNLWDHLEQLVREGKLKQLLHHSSGRASQAGSEMRGDASSRLPLGTINVIFAAPGRTGSCPSRVLSVFRPSAEEHSQASKRARVGVPLILGFSEEDMIGTIQLHDDALVVTLRIGGYDVRRVMVDQGSAVDIMYPDLYRGLGLKQEDLTTYNSPLVSFEGRMVAPKGLIRLPVQAGTDVVEVDFIVVDVFSPYTAIMGRP, encoded by the coding sequence ATGGCGAGAGAGCCTAGGAAACGCAACCCGAACTtatattgccactatcatcaggaccatgggcacACGACGGAAAATTGCAAGAATTTATGGGACCACTTGGAACAGTTGGTCCGAGAGGGGAAATTaaagcaactcttgcatcacTCCAGCGGTAGGGCAAGTCAAGCAGGCTCAGAGATGCGTGGGGACGCTTCTTCAAGACTTCCCCTGGGCACGATTAACGTTATTTTTGCAGCCCCAGGGAGGACTGGATCTTGCCCCTCCAGGGTACTGTCAGTGTTCCGACCCTCGGCCGAGGAGCATTCCCAAGCATCGAAGAGAGCCAGGGTGGGTGTCCCCCTGATTCTAGGCTTTTCGGAGGAGGACATGATTGGAACCATACAGCTCCATGATGATGCATTGGTGGTCACGCTGAGAATTGGTGGGTACGATGTCAGAAGGGTGATGGTAGACCAAGGTAGCGCTGTGGATATAATGTATCCAGACTTGTACAGGGGGCTAGGTCTGAAGCAAGAGGATTTAACAACCTACAACTCCCCTTTAGTAAGTTTTGAGGGAAGGATGGTCGCTCCCAAAGGATTGATCAGATTGCCCGTGCAAGCAGGTAcagatgtggtggaggtggactttatTGTTGTAGACGTTTTCTCTCCATACACGGCTATTATGGGCAGACCTTAG
- the LOC126704181 gene encoding uncharacterized protein LOC126704181 — translation MFEPQLGRSIEVYINDMVVKSKVVSEHVEDLTSIFAILRKRKLRLNASKCSFGVGSGKFLGSAERCRPFFPLLHKWQGFEWTEECAVAFQQLKEYLFRPPIMSSPEVDEVLFAYLAVAPHAVSFVLIREDNGVQKPVYYVSKSLHEAEMRYLSLEKVILVVVHATRKLPHYFQAHTVVILTQLPLKSILRSVDYTGRIAKWGMILGAFDIKYLPRTSVKGQVLADLVVEFTEYPEEVNMKQDHMDEKSVSLISTQGGSSWRVYVDGAASQRGVGLGLVLISPEEVIIEKSLRLGFSATNYESEYEALLMGMSMVQKMGGKVVELFSDSRLVVGQVRGELEARDPRMQRYLSRVRRMQTKFESFDLSHIPRGENTHADSLATLATSSVRNFPRVIIVEDLCTPTLPEKDVC, via the exons ATGTTTGAACCACAACTTGGTAGAAGTATTGAGGTTTATATCAACGacatggttgtgaagagtaaagtggtgtctgAGCATGTGGAAGATCTCACGAGTATCTTTGCGATACTGAGAAAACGCAAGTTACGCTTGAATGCTTCAAAATGCTCCTTTGGTGTGGGTTCTGGaaagttcttggg GTCAGCTGAGAGGTGTCGTCCTTTTTTCCCCCTATTGCATAAGTggcaaggatttgaatggaccgaggagtgtgctgTGGCATTCCAACAGTTGAAAGAATACCTGTTCCGGCCgcctatcatgtctagtcctgaggtggatgaggtatTGTTTGCTTATCTGGCGGTTGCCCCTCATGCAGTTAGTTTCGTCTTGATACGAGAAGACAATGGCGTCCAAAAGCCAGTGTACTATGTAAGTAAATCCCTTCATGAGGCCGAGATGAGATACTTGTCATTAGAAAAGGTCATCTTGGTTGTGGTCCATGCAACGCGCAAACTTCCAcattactttcaagcccatactgTGGTTATCTTGACCCAGCTACCCCTCAAGTCCATACTAAGAAGTGTGGACTACACCGGAagaattgctaagtggggcaTGATTCTGGGTGCCTTCGATATCAAGTACCTGCCTCGTACCTCTGTGAAAGGCCAAGTCCTTGCCGATCTGGTGGTCGAGTTCACCGAGTACCCAGAAGAAGTTAACATGAAGCAAGAccacatggatgaaaaatcggtcaGCCTAATATCCACACAAGGCGGTTCCTCTTGGAGGGTGTACGTGGACGGGGCAGCGAGCCAACGGGGAGTAGGATTGGGATTAGTATTGATATCCCCCGAAGAGGTCATCATCGAGAAGTCATTAAGGTTAGGGTTCTCGGCAACTAACTACGAATCAGAATACGAAGCTTTGTTAATGGGAATGAGTATGGTCCAAAAAATGGGCGGAAAGGTAGTGGAATTATTCTCGGACTCGAGATTGGTAGTCGGCCAGGTGAGAGGAGAATTGGAGGCCCGGGATCCAAGGATGCAAAGGTATCTGAGCAGGGTTAGGCGTATGCAAACGAAGTTTGAGTCTTTCGACTTATCGCATATTCCCCGAGGTGAAAATACTCACGCTGATTCCTTggcaacccttgccacctcctcggtACGGAATTTTCCTCGGGTGATCATTGTTGAAGACCTGTGTACCCCCACCTTACCAGAAAAGGATGTTTGCTAA